From one Butyricimonas faecihominis genomic stretch:
- a CDS encoding YncE family protein — MKLGMLMFLALGMLLFFSCRNDDDEIIPSVITKVTPSDSVPGPVKGFFLLNEGNMGSNKATLDYFNYASGGYHKNIFAERNPGVVKELGDVGNDIQIYGNKLYAVINCSHLIEVMDVNTAKEITKITVTNCRYIVFHEGFAYVSSYAGPVQIDPNARLGEVVKIDTATLKVVGSCTVGYQPEEMVIVGNKLYVANSGGYRVPNYDNTVSVIDLETFKETKKITVAINLHRMRVDQNGLIYVTSRGDYYNVHSNTYVINAKNDLVEGALNFPASELYLCGDSLYSYSTEYSKITSKWTVNYTIYDTKAKRIVSRNFIKDGTEKSIVTPYALAVNPETGEIFVGDAGDYVTPGRLYCFGSDGKKKWDVQTGDIPAHIVFTTRPLQELK, encoded by the coding sequence ATGAAATTGGGTATGTTAATGTTCCTCGCGTTGGGAATGTTATTGTTTTTTTCTTGTCGGAATGATGATGATGAAATTATTCCGTCCGTGATAACGAAGGTTACCCCGAGCGATTCGGTGCCGGGGCCTGTAAAAGGTTTTTTCCTGTTGAACGAGGGGAATATGGGAAGTAATAAGGCCACGTTGGATTATTTCAATTATGCTTCCGGAGGGTATCATAAGAATATATTCGCGGAGCGGAATCCGGGCGTGGTAAAGGAGCTGGGAGACGTGGGGAATGATATTCAGATTTACGGGAATAAATTGTATGCGGTGATTAATTGTTCTCACTTGATCGAGGTGATGGATGTGAACACGGCGAAGGAAATTACGAAGATCACGGTAACGAATTGTCGTTATATTGTTTTTCATGAGGGATTCGCTTATGTCAGTTCGTATGCCGGACCGGTACAGATAGATCCGAATGCCCGTTTGGGTGAGGTGGTGAAGATTGACACGGCCACGCTGAAAGTCGTGGGGAGTTGTACCGTGGGGTACCAACCGGAAGAGATGGTGATTGTCGGGAATAAGTTGTATGTTGCAAACTCCGGGGGATACCGTGTGCCGAATTACGATAATACGGTGTCCGTGATTGACTTGGAAACGTTTAAGGAGACGAAGAAAATCACGGTGGCGATTAATCTACATCGTATGCGTGTTGACCAAAATGGACTGATTTACGTGACTTCCCGCGGGGATTATTATAACGTACATTCGAATACTTACGTGATAAACGCGAAGAATGATCTCGTGGAAGGAGCTTTGAATTTCCCGGCGAGCGAACTTTATTTGTGCGGCGATTCGCTCTATTCTTACAGTACAGAATATAGTAAGATTACGAGTAAGTGGACGGTCAATTACACGATTTATGACACGAAGGCGAAACGTATTGTTTCTCGGAATTTTATCAAGGACGGAACCGAGAAGTCTATCGTGACTCCTTACGCTTTGGCGGTAAATCCAGAAACGGGCGAGATCTTCGTGGGCGATGCCGGAGATTATGTTACTCCGGGGAGGTTGTATTGTTTCGGGTCCGACGGAAAGAAGAAATGGGATGTGCAAACGGGAGATATTCCTGCTCACATTGTGTTTACGACAAGGCCTTTACAGGAGTTGAAATGA
- a CDS encoding TonB-dependent receptor, translating into MKLIVFGVILWCSLFGNGSWAQKVDTTKVYNIDEVVVSAKRVQKEVIPVQTMEGPVLQRLTVHSVADALRYFSGVQIKDYGGIGGLKTVNIRAMGTQHVGVFYDGIELGNAQNGTVDLGRFSLDNMEAISLYNGQRSAIFQSAKDFGSAGSIYMTSRTPRFTDGKKYNAKVTFKTGSFGVANPSVLFEHRLGEHVSGAFSSEYMYTTGKYKFSYRKKNGYDTTEVRKNGDVRALRAEYGVFGRMNDGEWKAKAYFYDSERGYPGASVREEPGKFKHQDRQWDSNFFLQGSFLRHFSGYSLQMNAKYAYDFLHYLSDPRLDVSTMYVNNHFRQHEIYVSSANMFAILPFWNVDVSVDFQWNKLNADLVDFVYPTRYTTLGAVATALHFDRFKFQASVLGTFVHERTKVANGAADDMQEYTPTVVMAWQPFRVADFNVRAFYKRVFRMPTLNDLYYTFIGNINLEPEYTNQYNVGVTYNRNFDKGVLQGLDVQVDAYYNEVSDKIIAMPTSNQFRWTMVNLGEVEIRGIDVALQSNWRFCQHWLLDARVNYTYQKAQDFTKKESTYYGDQIPYIPWHSGSLILNGTYKSWFLNYSFIYTGKRYEASANIPENRAKEWYTSDFSLSKNFSWRKTAIRLTAEANNIFNQQYEVVQCYPMPGTNVKFIINIEI; encoded by the coding sequence ATGAAATTAATCGTTTTTGGTGTAATTTTATGGTGTTCCTTGTTTGGGAATGGTTCGTGGGCACAAAAAGTGGACACGACAAAGGTGTACAATATTGATGAGGTTGTTGTTTCCGCCAAGCGGGTTCAGAAGGAGGTGATTCCGGTTCAAACGATGGAAGGCCCGGTGTTACAAAGGTTGACGGTGCATTCCGTCGCGGATGCTTTGCGTTATTTTTCGGGGGTGCAGATCAAGGATTACGGGGGAATCGGGGGCTTGAAGACCGTGAATATCCGGGCGATGGGGACCCAACACGTGGGGGTGTTTTATGATGGTATCGAGTTGGGAAATGCGCAGAACGGGACCGTGGATCTGGGACGTTTTTCACTGGATAACATGGAGGCGATCTCTTTGTATAACGGGCAGCGGAGTGCCATATTCCAGTCTGCCAAAGATTTTGGCTCGGCCGGGTCTATTTACATGACAAGCCGTACACCGAGGTTTACAGACGGGAAGAAATATAACGCGAAGGTTACTTTTAAAACGGGATCTTTCGGGGTGGCGAATCCATCGGTGTTGTTTGAACATCGGTTGGGGGAACACGTGAGCGGGGCTTTTAGTTCGGAGTATATGTACACGACAGGAAAATACAAGTTCAGTTACCGGAAAAAGAACGGTTACGATACAACCGAGGTGCGTAAGAACGGGGATGTTCGTGCCTTGCGGGCAGAGTACGGTGTGTTTGGCCGGATGAATGACGGGGAGTGGAAGGCCAAGGCGTATTTTTATGATTCCGAAAGAGGTTATCCCGGAGCATCGGTACGGGAAGAGCCGGGAAAGTTCAAGCATCAGGATCGTCAATGGGATTCTAATTTTTTCCTTCAAGGTTCTTTTTTGAGGCATTTTAGTGGTTATAGTTTACAGATGAACGCGAAGTATGCCTATGATTTTCTGCATTATCTTTCCGATCCCCGGTTGGACGTGAGTACGATGTACGTGAATAATCATTTCCGGCAACACGAAATTTATGTTTCGTCAGCCAATATGTTTGCCATTTTGCCTTTTTGGAACGTGGATGTGTCCGTGGATTTTCAGTGGAACAAGCTGAATGCGGATTTGGTGGATTTTGTCTATCCGACCCGTTACACGACATTAGGGGCCGTGGCAACGGCCTTGCATTTTGATCGTTTTAAATTTCAGGCAAGCGTGTTGGGGACTTTCGTGCATGAGCGGACGAAGGTGGCGAATGGGGCAGCCGATGATATGCAGGAATATACTCCCACGGTCGTGATGGCGTGGCAGCCGTTCCGTGTGGCGGATTTTAACGTGAGGGCTTTTTATAAGCGTGTGTTCCGAATGCCGACGTTGAATGATTTGTATTATACTTTTATCGGGAATATAAATCTGGAACCAGAGTACACGAACCAGTATAACGTGGGAGTGACTTATAATCGCAACTTTGACAAAGGGGTGTTGCAGGGGCTGGACGTACAGGTGGACGCCTACTATAACGAGGTGTCCGATAAGATTATTGCCATGCCGACTTCCAACCAGTTTCGCTGGACGATGGTGAATTTGGGAGAGGTGGAAATTCGAGGTATTGATGTAGCCTTGCAGAGTAATTGGAGGTTCTGTCAACATTGGTTGTTGGATGCCCGGGTGAATTACACATACCAGAAGGCCCAGGATTTTACAAAGAAAGAGAGTACGTATTATGGAGATCAGATTCCTTATATCCCTTGGCATAGTGGTTCGCTGATTTTGAACGGGACGTACAAGAGCTGGTTTTTGAATTATAGTTTTATATACACGGGGAAGCGTTACGAGGCGAGCGCGAATATCCCGGAGAACAGGGCTAAAGAGTGGTACACGAGTGATTTCTCGTTATCGAAGAATTTCTCGTGGCGAAAGACTGCAATTAGACTGACGGCGGAGGCGAATAATATTTTTAACCAACAGTACGAGGTGGTGCAGTGTTACCCGATGCCGGGGACGAACGTGAAGTTTATTATCAACATAGAAATTTAG
- a CDS encoding TonB-dependent receptor plug domain-containing protein has translation MKYTLFLLLLTLISLFAQGQHRDSIAMYGTIDTVLVQEKQLDKAKDANAGTRVSTIDIEILNSNRTKSLAELLSENSVVYIKSLGQGALATSSFRGTSSTHTRVNWNGLNINPPMAGSFNFSQIPVFFTDNVELQYGAGNVKNGTGSIGGSINLSNAPIWDDQIHTRAFVEGGSYSTYTGAASVRVGNSRHSFHTRAYYQQSDNNYTYTNKVLMKDPFREKRKEAQYKQAGFMQEAYFKTSANTMLSANVWLQYGDRRLPQPIMVSVTQHEKQEDFDLRSYIGFDYLWGKHKLFLKGAYFLSTLQYDKWSDGTYKYAEEAFNRSVTYHVGADYHYNLSRFVNLNTTLNYTRDQIKAANFSSDNIARNVISWQANFRWSATPWLLVNGQFMGEWNDGEFAPTYSIGLFAHLHENVLTLKGNVAYNYRFPSMNDLYWQPGGNSNLTPEKGFSYDLTLGYTPRLGDPFTLNLDAALYLMDIDGWIMWLPTKDWFWEPRNVQNVRSYGAELSAKAIFRTNHFHARLNINYNYSPSVNRERNFDEDDTYKKQLPYIPKHKANALLNIEYKNCFLNYQTNYTGIRYTMADESYKTNAYTIHNITIGYKLSLHKIKITPQIRIENLFDAYYESTQYYPMPLRNCLASVMFEF, from the coding sequence ATGAAATACACGCTGTTTCTCCTGTTACTAACACTTATATCCCTGTTCGCCCAGGGCCAACACCGTGATAGTATTGCCATGTATGGCACAATTGACACCGTACTCGTACAGGAGAAACAGCTTGATAAGGCAAAAGACGCTAATGCCGGAACACGAGTCAGCACGATTGACATCGAAATATTAAATTCCAACCGGACAAAATCCCTAGCTGAATTACTTTCCGAAAACTCGGTCGTGTACATCAAAAGCTTGGGTCAAGGCGCCTTGGCAACCTCTTCTTTTCGAGGGACCAGTTCTACTCACACTCGTGTCAACTGGAATGGTCTCAACATCAATCCTCCCATGGCAGGTTCCTTCAACTTCTCACAAATTCCAGTCTTCTTCACCGACAACGTGGAATTACAATATGGTGCTGGAAACGTGAAAAACGGAACCGGATCTATCGGGGGAAGCATCAATCTATCCAACGCCCCCATCTGGGACGATCAGATACACACCCGTGCATTTGTAGAAGGCGGTTCATACTCCACTTACACGGGAGCAGCATCCGTGCGTGTCGGCAATTCCCGCCACTCATTCCACACGCGAGCTTATTACCAACAATCAGACAACAATTACACCTACACGAACAAAGTACTCATGAAGGATCCCTTCCGGGAAAAACGAAAAGAGGCACAATACAAACAAGCCGGATTTATGCAAGAGGCTTACTTCAAAACTTCCGCCAACACGATGCTTTCTGCCAACGTGTGGTTACAATACGGTGACCGTAGGTTACCCCAACCCATCATGGTAAGCGTCACACAACATGAAAAACAGGAAGATTTTGACTTGAGAAGTTACATTGGATTCGATTACCTTTGGGGTAAACACAAGCTATTCCTGAAAGGCGCTTATTTCCTCAGTACCCTACAATATGATAAATGGAGTGACGGAACATACAAATATGCCGAAGAAGCCTTTAATCGCTCTGTCACCTACCACGTGGGTGCAGACTATCACTACAATCTCTCCCGATTTGTGAACCTCAACACGACCCTCAACTATACCCGAGATCAGATTAAAGCCGCTAATTTTTCCTCTGACAACATCGCCCGAAACGTCATTTCATGGCAAGCAAACTTCCGTTGGTCCGCAACCCCTTGGCTGTTGGTCAATGGTCAATTCATGGGAGAGTGGAACGACGGGGAATTCGCCCCGACCTATTCCATCGGGCTCTTTGCTCATTTACATGAAAACGTGTTAACCTTAAAAGGTAATGTGGCATACAATTATCGTTTCCCCTCAATGAACGACCTATACTGGCAGCCCGGAGGAAACTCGAACCTAACCCCGGAGAAAGGTTTCTCCTATGACCTGACACTGGGATATACACCCCGGTTAGGAGACCCCTTCACCCTAAACCTTGACGCTGCCCTATATTTGATGGACATTGACGGCTGGATCATGTGGTTACCCACAAAAGACTGGTTCTGGGAACCTCGTAACGTACAAAATGTGCGTAGTTATGGAGCAGAATTATCCGCCAAGGCAATTTTCCGGACAAATCATTTTCATGCTCGCCTGAACATCAACTATAACTACTCCCCTTCTGTCAACCGAGAACGCAATTTCGATGAAGACGATACCTACAAAAAGCAACTCCCTTACATCCCCAAGCACAAAGCAAATGCTCTTTTAAACATCGAATACAAGAATTGCTTTCTCAACTATCAAACGAACTATACAGGTATTCGTTACACGATGGCAGACGAATCCTATAAAACGAATGCCTACACGATACACAATATTACCATAGGTTACAAACTCTCTTTACACAAAATAAAAATCACGCCTCAAATTCGGATAGAAAATCTATTTGATGCCTACTACGAGTCCACGCAATATTATCCTATGCCATTGCGTAATTGTTTGGCATCCGTCATGTTCGAATTTTAA